From a single Kitasatospora sp. NBC_00458 genomic region:
- the efeU gene encoding iron uptake transporter permease EfeU: MFGNYLIGLREGLEASLVVCILIAYLVKTGRRDRLPPVWAGVGAAVALSMAFGAVLQYGSTQLTFEAQEALGGTLSVIAVGLVTWMVFWMRRTARHLKAELHGKLDAAVAMGTVALVVTSFLAVGREGLETALFIWSAVQATDDGYNPIIGAALGLATAMVLGWLFYRGALKINLARFFTWTGAMLVVVAAGVLAYGVHDLQEAGWLPGLHDRAFDISTTIPKDSWYGTLLKGVFNFQPDPTTLQLTVWAAYLAPTLAAFYGLFGNRPAKPAKPATPTP; encoded by the coding sequence GTGTTCGGCAACTACCTGATCGGCCTGCGCGAGGGCCTGGAAGCCAGCCTCGTCGTCTGCATCCTGATCGCCTACCTGGTCAAGACCGGCCGCCGGGACCGGCTCCCGCCCGTGTGGGCCGGCGTCGGCGCCGCCGTCGCGCTGTCGATGGCGTTCGGCGCGGTGCTGCAGTACGGCTCCACCCAGCTCACCTTCGAGGCCCAGGAGGCACTCGGCGGGACGCTGTCGGTCATCGCGGTGGGCCTGGTCACCTGGATGGTGTTCTGGATGCGCCGCACCGCCCGGCACCTGAAGGCCGAACTCCACGGGAAGCTGGACGCCGCGGTCGCCATGGGCACGGTCGCGCTCGTGGTCACCTCCTTCCTCGCGGTCGGCCGCGAGGGCCTGGAGACCGCGCTGTTCATCTGGTCCGCGGTCCAGGCCACCGACGACGGCTACAACCCGATCATCGGCGCCGCCCTGGGCCTGGCCACCGCGATGGTGCTGGGCTGGCTGTTCTACCGCGGCGCCCTGAAGATCAACCTCGCCCGGTTCTTCACCTGGACCGGCGCCATGCTCGTCGTCGTCGCCGCGGGCGTCCTCGCCTACGGCGTCCACGACCTCCAGGAAGCCGGCTGGCTGCCCGGCCTGCACGACCGGGCCTTCGACATCAGCACCACCATCCCCAAGGACAGCTGGTACGGCACCCTCCTCAAGGGCGTCTTCAACTTCCAACCCGACCCCACCACACTCCAACTCACCGTCTGGGCCGCCTACCTCGCCCCGACCCTCGCCGCCTTCTACGGCCTCTTCGGCAACCGCCCCGCCAAACCCGCCAAACCCGCCACCCCGACCCCCTGA
- the efeB gene encoding iron uptake transporter deferrochelatase/peroxidase subunit encodes MDAEQEQQDAASDVAADVASDVASDVALDVAGVGGGGFSRRVVIGWAGAGVALGAAGVGSVAAATRRDDPVPGAPAAVGGDVPFYGEHQSGIATPVQDRLHFAAFDVSASATRESLARMLKEWTRAAAAMTGGREVGSGAASGLPEAPPDDTGEALGLPASRLTLTIGFGPTLFDKDGTDRFGLKAKRPEALIDLPRFKGDNLDPQRSGGDLCVQACADDPQVAVHAIRNLARIGMGTVNIRWSQLGFGKTSSTTPDAQTPRNMMGFKDGTRNIAGSDTARLARDVWVAPGEGPEWMTGGSYLVARRIRMHVETWDRTSLKEQEDVFGRTKGEGAAYGRTREHDDPDLAAMPADAHVRLAHPDSNGGRMILRRGFSFTDGTDGLGRLDAGLFFLAYQRDSRTGFVPLQQRLAASDALNEYIQHVGSAHFACPAGIRKPGEWWGQALFG; translated from the coding sequence ATGGACGCCGAGCAGGAACAGCAGGACGCCGCCTCGGACGTGGCCGCGGACGTGGCCTCGGATGTGGCCTCGGATGTGGCCTTGGATGTGGCCGGTGTTGGTGGGGGTGGGTTCAGTCGTCGTGTGGTGATCGGGTGGGCGGGTGCGGGTGTCGCGCTGGGTGCGGCGGGTGTCGGTTCGGTGGCGGCCGCGACCCGCCGGGACGACCCCGTCCCGGGTGCGCCCGCCGCGGTGGGTGGGGACGTCCCCTTCTACGGGGAGCACCAGTCGGGGATCGCGACCCCGGTCCAGGACCGTCTGCACTTCGCGGCGTTCGACGTCTCCGCGTCCGCGACGCGTGAGTCGCTGGCGCGGATGCTGAAGGAGTGGACGAGGGCCGCGGCCGCGATGACGGGCGGGCGCGAGGTGGGCAGCGGTGCGGCGAGCGGTCTGCCCGAGGCGCCGCCCGACGACACCGGTGAGGCGTTGGGCCTGCCCGCGTCCCGGCTGACGCTGACCATCGGTTTCGGCCCGACCCTGTTCGACAAGGACGGCACGGACCGTTTCGGCCTGAAGGCGAAGCGCCCCGAGGCGCTGATCGACCTGCCCCGTTTCAAGGGCGACAACCTCGACCCGCAGCGCAGCGGCGGGGACCTGTGTGTGCAGGCGTGCGCGGACGATCCGCAGGTCGCGGTCCACGCGATCCGCAACCTGGCCCGGATCGGGATGGGGACGGTCAACATCCGCTGGTCGCAGCTGGGGTTCGGCAAGACGTCCTCCACGACGCCCGACGCCCAGACGCCGCGCAACATGATGGGTTTCAAGGACGGTACCCGCAACATCGCGGGTAGCGACACCGCCCGGCTGGCGCGGGACGTGTGGGTGGCGCCGGGTGAGGGTCCGGAGTGGATGACCGGTGGCTCCTATCTCGTCGCGCGTCGGATCCGGATGCACGTCGAGACGTGGGACCGGACGTCGCTGAAGGAGCAGGAGGACGTGTTCGGCCGTACCAAGGGCGAGGGCGCGGCCTACGGCAGGACCCGGGAGCACGACGACCCGGACCTCGCCGCGATGCCCGCGGACGCGCATGTGCGCCTGGCCCACCCGGACTCCAACGGCGGGCGGATGATCCTGCGCCGCGGGTTCTCCTTCACCGACGGCACCGACGGCCTGGGCCGCCTGGACGCGGGCCTGTTCTTCCTGGCCTACCAGCGCGACAGCCGCACCGGTTTCGTCCCGCTCCAGCAGCGTCTGGCCGCGTCCGACGCGCTCAACGAGTACATCCAGCACGTCGGTTCGGCGCACTTCGCCTGCCCGGCGGGTATCCGCAAGCCCGGCGAGTGGTGGGGCCAGGCCCTGTTCGGCTGA